The Aedes aegypti strain LVP_AGWG chromosome 3, AaegL5.0 Primary Assembly, whole genome shotgun sequence genome contains a region encoding:
- the LOC5570559 gene encoding 2-oxoisovalerate dehydrogenase subunit alpha, mitochondrial, whose protein sequence is MSLMTTARQLARFTGRTQMLTKCLATKMVHTETQNSATSGGERARFPGAQAAFVDKPLMSLPENSEPIPIYRAMNADGVFEDPAQDPNLSRETVQKMFRDMVLLNTMDKILYESQRQGRISFYMTNFGEEASHIGSAAALSPDDWVYGQYREAGVLVWRGFTISDFINQCYGNREDEGKGRQMPVHYGSKKLNFVTISSPLGTQIPQAVGAAYAFKRQPNNDRCVITYFGEGAASEGDAHAAFNFAATLDCPVILFCRNNGFAISTPSKEQYRGDGIAGRAAGYGIAALRFDGTDIFAVYNATKQAREYVLKHNKPIVLEAMQYRISHHSTSDDSSAYRPAEELEIWNTVEHPISKLKNYMKQRDWFNEEEEEKYVKAIRKQVLAQINQSEKIPKPDWREVFQDVYHEMPTHLKEQMKQMEEHVEKYKEHYPLNDFKN, encoded by the exons ATGTCTCTGATGACCACGGCTCGACAGCTGGCTCGGTTTACCGGCCGGACACAGATGCTGACCAAG TGCTTGGCAACAAAAATGGTGCACACTGAAACGCAGAACTCGGCCACCAGCGGTGGTGAGCGCGCCAGATTCCCTGGTGCGCAAGCGGCTTTCGTGGACAAGCCACTGATGTCGCTGCCGGAGAATTCCGAACCCATCCCAATCTACCGGGCAATGAATGCTGATGGTGTGTTTGAAGACCCAGCGCAGGATCCTAACCTGAGTCGCGAAACGGTTCAGAAGATGTTCCGCGATATGGTTCTGCTGAACACCATGGACAAGATCCTGTACGAGTCCCAACGGCAGGGTAGGATCTCGTTCTACATGACAAACTTTGGCGAAGAAGCCAGTCATATCGGTAGTGCTGCTGCCTTGAGTCCCGATGATTGGGTCTACGGACAGTACCGAGAGGCCGGAGTTCTGGTATGGCGTGGGTTCACGATTTCGGACTTCATCAACCAGTGCTACGGTAATCGAGAAGACGAGGGTAAAGGTCGTCAGATGCCGGTCCACTATGGATCCAAGAAGTTGAATTTCGTTACAATCTCGTCACCGTTGGGAACTCAGATTCCGCAAGCCGTTGGTGCGGCCTATGCCTTCAAGCGCCAACCCAATAACGATCGATGCGTGATCACCTACTTTGGGGAAGGCGCTGCATCCGAAGGAGACGCCCATGCCGCCTTCAACTTTGCTGCTACGCTGGATTGTCCGGTAATTTTGTTCTGCCGTAATAACGGGTTTGCCATTTCGACCCCCTCGAAGGAACAGTATCGGGGAGATGGAATCGCTGGACGTGCCGCTGGCTATGGAATTGCTGCGTTGCGATTTGATGGAACGGATATCTTTGCGGTCTACAACGCCACGAAACAGGCTCGGGAGTACGTGCTAAAGCATAACAAGCCTATCGTGCTGGAAGCGATGCAATACCGAATCTCGCATCATTCGACCTCGGACGACAGTTCGGCGTACCGTCCGGCCGAAGAGCTCGAAATCTGGAACACGGTCGAGCATCCCATATCCAAGCTGAAGAACTACATGAAGCAGCGCGATTGGTTCAACGAGGAAGAAGAGGAGAAATACGTGAAAGCGATTCGCAAACAGGTGCTCGCCCAGATCAACCAATCGGAGAAGATTCCCAAACCGGACTGGCGCGAGGTGTTCCAGGATGTGTACCACGAAATGCCGACCCACCTGAAGGAGCAGATGAAACAGATGGAGGAACACGTGGAGAAGTATAAGGAGCACTATCCGCTGAACGATTTCAAAAACTGA
- the LOC5570546 gene encoding acylphosphatase-2 — protein MAGKLFACDFEVFGIVQGVFFRKYTQKQATSLGLKGWCMNTRDGTVKGQMEGEAKPVNEMKHWLQTKGSPTSRIDKAVFSEMKEISKYSFNDFSVKR, from the exons ATGGCCGGTAAATTGTTCGCTTGTGATTTCGAAGTTTTTGGCATAGTACAAG GGGTTTTCTTCAggaag TATACGCAAAAGCAGGCAACAAGCCTGGGGCTCAAGGGATGGTGCATGAATACCCGCGATGGAACCGTCAAGGGCCAAATGGAAGGGGAGGCGAAACCCGTGAATGAAAT GAAGCATTGGCTGCAAACGAAAGGAAGTCCTACCAGTCGAATCGATAAAGCTGTTTTCAGCGAAATGAAGGAAATATCGAAATATTCTTTCAATGACTTTTCTGTAAAACGTTGA